One part of the Brassica napus cultivar Da-Ae unplaced genomic scaffold, Da-Ae ScsIHWf_1230;HRSCAF=1757, whole genome shotgun sequence genome encodes these proteins:
- the LOC106401318 gene encoding ABC transporter E family member 2, producing the protein MADRLTRIAIVSSDRCKPKKCRQECKKSCPVVKTGKLCIEVTVGSKLAFISEELCIGCGICVKKCPFEAIQIINLPRDLEKDTTHRYGANTFKLHRLPVPRPGQVLGLVGTNGIGKSTALKILAGKLKPNLGRFTNPPDWQEILTHFRGSELQNYFTRILEDNLKAIIKPQYVDHIPKAVRGNVGEVLDQKDERDKKAELCADLELNQVIDRDVENLSGGELQRFAIAVVAIQNAEIYMFDEPSSYLDVKQRLKAAQVVRSLLRPNSYVIVVEHDLSVLDYLSDFICCLYGKPGAYGVVTLPFSVREGINIFLAGFVPTENLRFRDESLTFKVAETPQESAEEIQSYARYKYPTMTKTQGNFRLKVTEGEFTDSQIIVMLGENGTGKTTFIRMLAGLLKPDETEESDIEIPEFNVSYKPQKISPKFQNSVRHLLHQKIRDSYMHPQFVSDVMKPLQIEQLMDQEVVNLSGGELQRVALALCLGKPADIYLIDEPSAYLDSEQRIVASKVIKRFILHAKKTAFIVEHDFIMATYLADRVIVYEGQPSIDCVANCPQSLLSGMNLFLSHLNITFRRDPTNFRPRINKLESTKDREQKSAGSYYYLDD; encoded by the exons ATGGCAGATCGGTTGACACGTATTGCTATTGTGAGTTCAGACCGTTGCAAGCCAAAGAAATGTCGCCAAGAGTGCAAGAAGAGCTGTCCTGTGGTCAAGACgg GAAAACTTTGCATTGAGGTGACTGTTGGTTCCAAGCTTGCTTTCATCTCAGAGGAGTTGTGCATTGGTTGCGGTATTTGTGTGAAG AAATGCCCATTTGAAGCTATTCAGATCATCAATCTTCCCAGAGACTTAGAGAAAGACACGACCCATCGTTATGGTGCAAACACTTTCAAGTTGCACag GCTCCCGGTTCCAAGGCCAGGTCAGGTCCTAGGGTTGGTTGGGacaaatggtattggaaaatcAACCGCTCTGAAAATTTTGGCGGGGAAGCTCAAACCAAATTTGGGCCGTTTCACT AATCCTCCAGACTGGCAAGAAATCTTGACTCACTTCCGTGGGTCTGAACTTCAAAACTACTTCACCCGTATTCTAGAAGATAATCTAAAG GCCATTATAAAGCCTCAGTATGTGGACCACATCCCAAAAGCTGTGCGAGGCAACGTTGGAGAGGTCCTTGACCAGAAGGATGAGAGAGACAAGAAGGCGGAGCTCTGTGCTGATCTGGAGCTGAACCAGGTCATTGATCGTGACGTTGAGAATTTATCTGGTGGTGAGCTGCAGAGATTCGCCATCGCTGTTGTCGCCATACAAAACGCTGAGATTTACATGTTCGATGAGCCGTCTAGTTACCTTGATGTTAAGCAAAGACTCAAAGCTGCTCAAGTCGTCCGTTCCCTCCTTAGGCCTAATAG CTACGTCATTGTGGTGGAGCATGATCTCAGTGTTCTTGACTACTTGTCGGATTTCATTTGCTGTCTGTATGGGAAACCAGGAGCCTACGGTGTCGTGACTCTCCCCTTCTCTGTTAGAGAAGGAATCAACATTTTCTTGGCTGGGTTCGTTCCCACAGAGAATCTACGTTTTAGAGATGAGTCGCTGACCTTCAAG GTTGCTGAGACTCCACAAGAGAGTGCTGAAGAAATACAGTCGTACGCTAGGTACAAGTACCCAACCATGACCAAAACTCAAGGAAACTTCAGGTTGAAAGTGACGGAAGGTGAATTCACCGACTCTCAGATTATTGTTATGCTTGGGGAGAATGGTACTGGGAAGACAACGTTTATCCGGATGCTG GCGGGTTTGTTGAAACCAGACGAGACAGAAGAATCAGACATAGAGATACCAGAATTCAATGTTTCTTACAAGCCACAAAAGATCAGCCCCAAGTTTCAGAATTCAGTTAGGCACTTGCTACATCAGAAGATTCGGGATTCTTACATGCATCCTCAGTTTGTGTCGGACGTGATGAAGCCGCTTCAGATCGAGCAGTTGATGGATCAGGAAGTTGTCAATCTCTCTGGAGGAGAGCTGCAGAGGGTTGCATTAGCTCTGTGCCTCGGAAAG CCTGCGGATATATACCTGATTGATGAGCCAAGTGCATATCTGGATTCAGAGCAACGTATTGTGGCTTCTAAAGTCATTAAGCGATTCATTCTCCATGCAAAGAAAACTGCATTTATAGTCGAGCATGACTTTATAATGGCTACCTATTTAGCAGACCGGGTCATTGTCTATGAAGGACAGCCATCCATTGATTGTGTTGCAAATTGTCCTCAGTCACTACTCAGTGGGATGAATCTCTTCCTATCC CATCTAAACATCACCTTCAGACGGGATCCCACCAATTTCAGACCAAGAATCAACAAATTAGAGTCGACTAAAGACAGGGAGCAAAAGTCTGCTGGCTCATACTACTACTTGGACGATTAA
- the LOC125596546 gene encoding pentatricopeptide repeat-containing protein At4g19220, mitochondrial-like, translated as MSPVKAQLKNLNGFVAAGKPMSRCWMMVRNSTISPEKLRLYCSGHIIYSFRRSFPRRKFLSGCYSSHFHITKEKHERSFTSAFSSQDTLIDHKVFDEMRNRDNKTVESSYMFVRDLLRSSMMRAVAETPRSIHCFALKSGFLQDLHASSKLLTLYGKAGDFVSSLGLFSELKVKDVIAWNSVITALNQNGRSMAALGVFVEMIQKGTGFDSTTLLLALSASSSLNLSKVCPVVHCLAIEAGLVSDNNLCNALMNIYAQGEDLSSVERVFTRMEHRDVVSWNTIVTKCVANGQYWKSLEYFKSMTVSGQEADNVTFSSVISACASLEELSLGESFHGMVIRSGYVPEGHVSVANSIISMYSKCGDIDAAETVFGKLFWKDVISWNAILNGFASNGMSQEAFGIFKEMQSLNRIHPDISTVVTVASICGDMCLSREGRSIHGYTVRREMQSRALVVVNSLIDMYGKCGLTRQAELLFKIATDRDLVSWNSMISAFVQNGFTQEAKTLFKEVVSEYSRSKFSLSTVLAILPSCCSSDSLIFGKSVHCWQLKLGFGNNILSANSVINMYIGCRDLPSAFLLLEMISETRDLASWNSAIYGCASNGHHSESLRAFRAMSHEGKVSHDMITLLGTISACGNLGLFSEGRCFHGLAIKTERESETQLQNTLITMYGRCKDIDSAVKVFGLISDPNLCSWNCVISTLSQNKAGPEAIQLFRKLEVEPNEITFVGLLSASTQLGSTGYGMQAHCYLIRRGFQANPFICAALVDMYSSCGRVETGMKVFRNSGVRSIAAWNSVISAYGFHGMGEKAMELFNEMSISGMEPNKSTFISLLSACSHSGFVEEGLKYYNQMEDKFGVKPVTEHRVCVVDMLGRAGKLREAYEFIKGIGEAQKAGVWGALLSACNYHGDTELGKEAAEVLFEMEPDNASYYVSLSNTYVRLGGWEEAVRLRKTVEDKALKKLPGYSSIDISVGL; from the coding sequence ATGAGCCCAGTAAAGGcccaattaaaaaatttaaatggttTTGTCGCCGCCGGGAAACCCATGTCCAGGTGTTGGATGATGGTAAGAAACTCTACAATTTCACCGGAAAAGCTGAGACTTTATTGCTCCGGTCACATAATCTACTCTTTTAGGCGCTCGTTTCCTCGCCGGAAGTTTCTTTCCGGTTGCTATTCTTCCCATTTTCACATCACTAAAGAAAAACATGAGCGATCCTTCACTTCAGCTTTTTCGTCTCAAGATACTCTTATTGACCATAaggtgttcgacgaaatgcGTAACCGAGATAATAAGACGGTGGAGTCCAGCTATATGTTCGTTCGAGATTTACTTAGATCCTCCATGATGAGAGCGGTGGCAGAGACTCCGAGGAGCATCCATTGTTTTGCTCTGAAGAGTGGGTTTCTTCAAGATTTGCATGCGTCTTCTAAGCTCCTGACGCTTTACGGTAAAGCAGGGGACTTTGTGTCTTCTTTGGGTCTGTTTAGTGAGCTGAAAGTGAAAGATGTGATTGCTTGGAACAGTGTGATCACTGCTCTGAACCAAAATGGTCGTTCCATGGCAGCTCTTGGAGTTTTCGTTGAGATGATTCAGAAGGGGACTGGGTTTGATTCGACAACACTGTTACTTGCACTGTCTGCGTCATCGAGTTTAAACCTTTCGAAAGTCTGTCCAGTGGTTCATTGTTTGGCGATAGAGGCTGGTTTGGTGTCTGATAATAACTTATGCAATGCGTTGATGAATATTTACGCACAAGGCGAGGATTTGAGCTCTGTGGAGCGTGTGTTCACGCGTATGGAACACCGAGACGTTGTTTCTTGGAACACAATCGTGACAAAGTGTGTTGCAAATGGCCAGTACTGGAAATCGTTGGAGTATTTCAAGTCGATGACTGTTTCAGGACAAGAAGCTGATAATGTGACTTTTTCAAGTGTTATCTCAGCTTGTGCTTCTTTGGAAGAGCTTTCTTTAGGTGAATCCTTCCACGGGATGGTTATTAGATCAGGTTATGTCCCAGAAGGTCATGTCTCTGTGGCCAACTCGATCATTTCGATGTACTCAAAATGTGGGGATATCGATGCTGCAGAAACCGTGTTTGGGAAATTATTTTGGAAGGATGTGATTTCTTGGAACGCAATCCTTAATGGTTTTGCTTCAAACGGGATGTCTCAAGAAGCATTTGGTATTTTTAAGGAAATGCAGTCGTTGAATAGGATTCATCCTGATATCTCCACGGTGGTTACAGTAGCTTCTATTTGTGGTGATATGTGTCTGTCACGAGAGGGGAGATCAATTCATGGTTACACTGTTCGCAGGGAGATGCAGTCCAGAGCATTAGTGGTAGTTAACAGCCTTATTGATATGTACGGCAAGTGTGGCTTAACAAGGCAAGCTGAGTTGTTGTTCAAGATAGCAACTGACCGAGACTTGGTTTCGTGGAATTCGATGATATCTGCTTTTGTGCAAAACGGGTTTACGCAAGAAGCTAAGACTCTGTTCAAGGAAGTTGTCAGTGAGTATTCTCGTTCAAAGTTTAGCTTGTCAACCGTGTTGGCTATTCTTCCGTCTTGTTGTTCATCTGATTCGCTCATATTTGGCAAATCAGTACATTGTTGGCAGCTAAAGCTAGGATTTGGGAATAATATCCTTTCAGCTAATTCAGTTATAAACATGTACATCGGCTGCAGGGACCTACCTTCAGCGTTTTTGCTGTTAGAGATGATATCCGAAACTAGGGATCTTGCGTCTTGGAACTCTGCTATCTATGGCTGTGCATCGAATGGTCACCATTCAGAATCACTGAGAGCGTTTCGAGCAATGAGCCATGAAGGGAAAGTTAGCCATGACATGATTACTCTTCTGGGGACTATCTCGGCATGTGGAAACCTCGGACTATTCTCAGAAGGAAGATGCTTTCATGGACTAGCAATTAAGACTGAGAGAGAGTCTGAGACCCAGTTGCAGAACACGTTGATCACCATGTATGGTAGATGTAAAGACATCGATAGTGCAGTGAAGGTCTTTGGCTTGATCTCTGACCCTAACTTATGTTCCTGGAACTGTGTGATATCAACTTTGTCTCAGAACAAGGCTGGACCCGAAGCGATTCAGCTATTTAGAAAACTCGAGGTAGAGCCGAACGAGATCACATTCGTTGGCCTTCTCTCCGCTTCAACTCAGCTCGGGTCTACAGGATATGGTATGCAGGCGCATTGTTATCTCATCCGCCGTGGGTTTCAAGCTAACCCTTTCATCTGTGCCGCGCTCGTGGACATGTACAGCAGCTGCGGGAGGGTAGAAACCGGCATGAAGGTGTTTAGAAACTCAGGAGTGAGGTCAATTGCTGCTTGGAACTCGGTTATTTCTGCATATGGATTCCATGGAATGGGAGAGAAGGCTATGGAATTGTTTAATGAAATGAGTATCTCAGGGATGGAACCAAACAAGAGCACTTTCATCAGTCTACTGTCAGCTTGCAGCCACTCAGGGTTTGTAGAAGAAGGTCTAAAATATTACAACCAGATGGAGGATAAATTCGGGGTGAAACCAGTCACAGAGCATCGGGTTTGTGTTGTTGACATGCTTGGCAGGGCAGGGAAACTGAGAGAAGCTTATGAGTTCATCAAAGGGATCGGAGAGGCACAGAAAGCAGGTGTATGGGGAGCTTTGCTGAGTGCTTGTAACTATCATGGAGATACAGAGTTGGGGAAAGAAGCTGCAGAGGTTTTGTTCGAAATGGAACCAGACAATGCATCTTACTATGTCTCATTGTCGAATACATATGTTAGGTTGGGAGGCTGGGAAGAAGCTGTGCGGCTACGGAAGACGGTGGAGGATAAAGCATTAAAGAAGCTTCCTGGTTACAGTAGTATTGACATTAGTGTAGGATTGTAG